Proteins encoded in a region of the Deinococcus sp. YIM 134068 genome:
- a CDS encoding DUF3732 domain-containing protein, which yields MKTAEQLTVGLRSALEREAEGAAAGENPGTFLELYSQRAGVEGQITELRSQVRAAQAMIGTSQDFQDTATRQQLRLEVVNLLPAAEEDHPCPICNSPLESTTAVEQAIHSAHDRIRRDLSMVQRERPKLDSHVQQWKDQITDLRGRLTELHGQIEAIARSDEATRQQVDLERRRGEVRGAIKFYLDLQCPVESAISAEEDEKVRTRITELEQELGHQSKLEALQDMTMRLNFIATEILRGLPFEELYKGASVSFNARDLTLGIIAPTRRLEMRDIGADENYLSLHVATMLAFHRHFAERGRPVPGVLLFDQLSRPYFPPDPAGEQREAVIIGEDGPLESKDRAHLKNYFDLLFKEVERGESLQVIVLEHAYFADDPRFVQATKGRWTDHDGYLVPLDWPEYVEESS from the coding sequence GTGAAGACCGCCGAGCAGCTTACAGTGGGGCTGAGAAGCGCCCTGGAGCGAGAGGCCGAGGGAGCCGCAGCCGGGGAGAATCCGGGAACGTTCCTCGAGCTTTACAGCCAACGTGCAGGGGTGGAGGGCCAGATCACGGAGCTGCGCAGCCAGGTGCGCGCCGCGCAAGCCATGATCGGGACCTCGCAGGACTTCCAGGACACGGCCACGCGCCAGCAGCTCAGGCTAGAGGTCGTCAATTTGCTGCCAGCTGCCGAAGAAGATCACCCCTGCCCGATCTGCAACAGTCCGCTGGAAAGCACGACGGCGGTGGAGCAGGCCATCCATTCGGCTCATGACCGGATTCGGCGCGACCTGTCGATGGTGCAGCGCGAGCGCCCCAAGCTCGACAGTCACGTGCAGCAGTGGAAAGACCAGATCACGGACCTTCGCGGGCGGCTCACGGAGCTCCATGGGCAGATCGAAGCGATCGCGCGCAGCGACGAGGCCACCCGCCAGCAGGTGGACCTGGAGCGTCGGCGCGGTGAAGTGCGGGGAGCCATCAAGTTCTACCTCGACCTGCAGTGCCCGGTAGAGAGCGCCATCAGCGCCGAGGAGGACGAGAAGGTCAGGACCAGGATCACGGAACTGGAGCAGGAACTGGGCCATCAAAGCAAGCTTGAGGCCCTCCAGGACATGACCATGCGGCTGAACTTCATCGCGACCGAGATCCTGCGGGGCCTGCCCTTCGAAGAGCTGTACAAAGGCGCGTCGGTCAGCTTCAACGCGCGCGACCTGACCCTCGGCATCATCGCGCCCACCAGACGTCTCGAGATGCGCGACATTGGCGCGGACGAGAACTACCTGAGCTTGCACGTGGCGACCATGCTCGCCTTCCACCGTCACTTTGCCGAGCGCGGACGCCCGGTGCCCGGCGTGCTGCTCTTCGATCAGCTCAGCCGTCCTTATTTCCCACCTGACCCGGCAGGTGAGCAGAGAGAGGCCGTCATCATCGGCGAGGACGGCCCGCTCGAATCGAAGGACCGGGCCCACCTAAAGAACTACTTCGATCTGTTGTTCAAAGAAGTGGAGCGAGGCGAATCCTTGCAGGTGATAGTTCTCGAGCATGCCTATTTCGCAGATGATCCCCGTTTTGTTCAGGCCACCAAGGGACGCTGGACCGATCATGATGGCTACCTGGTCCCACTGGACTGGCCGGAATACGTGGAGGAAAGTAGCTGA